GCAATCAGCACCTCCCTCTGAAGGTGATTTGGGGAAGCCCACAGTTTTCCCTCTGGTGTGTCCTGAGGTCTGTATCCATTCCAACTCAACAGGATAAGCTGACTGAGAATCCAGGTATGTGAGAAATGTCCTGGAGTTTCCACTTTTTTTCCTGACAATAAAAACCTTCAAGTTCCAGATGAGAGTCCTTGCTTTCTGACCACACTGGTTtgtgctggcagggagcagcCACCTCTATAGCCTAAATTTCTGCTCTTTTGATGTCTGCAACACATCTGTTGCACAGCAGAGCCCAACTCACTCTATTTCAGAGGAGTCAAGATTGAAACTTTGGGAAATGAGGAGTACAGGCCCTGTTTCAGGCTTGTACATCCAGACATCTGATGCCTTATCAGTTTCCACCAGACAACCGAGAGCAAAAACCCTAATGGAGAAATACATACTTACTTTAGCTTTATTGCCAAGGGTATGGTGTAGAAGAACACATTGATTTGAAATACACATACGAAGAAAAGACTAAAGTGTTCAAACATCTCTGCAAAGAAGTACCAGAAAAGGCCAATATTGGGTGTCAGATCTGGAACAGAAAGGctgaaatttgaaaagaaaaggcaaggtaaCATTTTTAAATGGTTGTTTTTCACTGCCCTGCTTCTGTTACATTAATTAATCATTGTGTGCTACTGGATGGAGAACCTATATTTTAAATCCATGGAAGTGAAACCAAAGGGGTAAAAACCTGGAGGGAAAAGAAACTAATCCTCCCCTATGCCCCAGCAGGATTTAAACCATTCCTGAGCAGACATTTCTAGAGAGACGAACGTTTCAGAGTCATAGTAGCTCAACAGTGAAACTCAGTGGAAAACATCTCCTGTCTTCTCCAATTCTTGCTGATACTTAATTACCAGAAGCTGGCTAATGCCTGCACTCCTCCACACACTCTTTTATTACATCGCCAGTTTAACCACAGATCACACATTCCTCAGGATGGGgagtggggcatgtgtgtgtgatGCACAAGAAACAACACAGACGGGGCTATACAGAAACAACTTCTACTTACATAAACCCGTAAACCGATGGGATAAAatcccaggagttgaggaggaagaaggagaggCAGATGATCACCACCAGGCTGCACAGGTACAGGGCTGCGTACTGCATGGTGTACAGCCAGAagcttttgcttttcagttttattGGTATGAACTGACGCTGAAAATACAAGCACACAGATTTCCCTCATCAGATGAAAGCCACAAAAAGCCCAAGTGTCCAGTGTTCATTTTAAAATCGATGAAAGAAAGCATCAAATACTGGCACTACGGCATTGGAAGGAGCAGCTGTCAGGCACAATGTGCTTTATATTCTTCACTGTGGCAAATTAAGTCACCCACATTTCACATATCTCCAGAACGGTGCTTGAAAATACCATAGCTAAGCTGGTTATTTCTGCTTGCAGTCAGTTGAGTCTCATGCACCCAGTGTAGGATTTACACCCTCCCCCTCACAGCTACACCTGCACCTTTGATGTCTGCAAtactgtcacagaatcccagaatgtcagagttggaagggacctggaaagctcatccagtgcaatccccccatggagcaggaacacccagctgaggttccacaggaaggtgtccaggcaggtttgaatgtctgcagagaaggagactccacaacctccctgggcagcctgggccaggctctgccaccctcaccatcaagaagtttcttctcatattcaagtggaacctcctgtgttccagtttgcacccattgccccttgtcctgtcactggttgtcacccagaagagcctggctccatcctcctgacactccccctttccatattgatccccatgaatgagtcccccctcagtctcctcttctccagctccagagccccagctccctcagcctttcctcacacgggagatgctccactcccttcagcatcttggtggctgcgctggactctctccagcagttccctgtccttctggagctgaggggccacaactggacacaagattccaggggtggtctccccagggcagagcagagggacaggagaacctctctgacccactgaccacccccttctaacccaccccaggtaccattggcttcctggccacaagggcccagtgctggctcatgctcaccctgctgtccccaggacccccaggtccctttcccctacactgctctctaataggtcattccccaacttatacaggaacctggggttgttcctgcccagattcaagactctacactcgcccttgttctatttcattaaacttttccccatccagctctccagcctgtccaggtctctggatggcagcacagcttccagtgtcaccactgctcccagcttggtgtcagcagcaaacttgctgacagtcactctgttcccttgtccaaatcattgatgaatatattgttCCGCTGCCTGATTTCCAGTGGAGGAACCCCCAGCAGTGAGGCAGCTTTTGCACCTGGCCGCAGGTTTTCTCTGGCAGGACGTGCACAGGGAGCCAGCTCCCGCTggtgtgcaaagcacacactgttCTCACAGTCAGTGTGTGCTTAACAACACTTGCTGGAACAACATAAGCAAGCTTACCAAGGAGTTTCAGCAGGACAGATTAGAAAGTGCTGAGGAAAAGCTACTTAATTCTGTACAGGGAATGCAAGAAAGTATCTCTACAAATCTTGGTAAAAGAACACACTCTAGCATGATCCCCTTTAAAAGCTGCAAATTAGGCACTCACATATCAAAGCACTCCTTGTTGCTTGTGAACACAATGCTGGTACTTTCTGCCACTTCAAgttaaaacagaacaaataagaccaaaatataaaatatataaagtaAATGCTCCTAAAAAAATATCAAACTGAAAAAGCCACAGTGACCCTGCAGATGTTCTTGCCTTGCAaagagcaataataataataaaatttctGGTAAAAAGTAAGAGACATTCATGCCAGATTGTCATGGAAAGAAAATGGACTAGAATGGACTCTCCATTCTCTTCTGAAGTTCCAAAATTTCAGAATAGACTGTAACGAACCCGTCGTTAAGATCAGCCATAGCAATCAGGAGGGAGACAGGGCAGAAGCAATCAAGAAAGACTGGTGAGACACTCAACAGCAGAACTTCCAGAGTGACAAAAGCAACACAAGTGATCACCAAGTCATCTGTGAATTCAGGTAAGAGTCCTCTGCTAGCGGCCACAGCCTCACCTTGCTCCCATACCAGAATAGGACTGGCAAATGATCAGTTTTCATTAAATGCATTACAATTTGGACTCTCAGTTAAGTCACAGTTTGCAGCATCAGCACAAGAGCTAAAAAAGAGCCCAGTGGGAAGCACGCAGGCAAAGCGGTGATGAATCCACTCATTAGCAAAGAGCAGCATCCCTGCCCACAGCTGTGCCTCCCAGCCCACGGCTGGGCTGCTTCTGCCTCTGTCTGTGGGGCCCTGTGCCCACGAACGAGCACGGGCAGCCCTGCGGGGACCCAGGGCTTCTGGAGTGGGCGGAGAACGGACAAGGGCAACCAGCCGCTTCCATAAGCACTTGCCTTTCGCCATTACACTCCAGAGCAGCACTTCCAAGCTTGAGTGATTCAAACATACAGCTCCTCATTCCTCCTCTCCAGGTCCACAATCCCCTTTGCTATTCACGTGACACAAAGAACAGCACTTCCATAGGGCAAGCCCGTTCTGTAGACGACTTTCTGCTCCCTTCTCTCTATGAACAGGCATCTCCATTAAGGCTTCAAACTTCCATGGCTTGAGAAGAGCCACGTTTTCTGAAACGCAGGACTTGCCCACCTCCCCTCTCAATAGCTAAGGACTGTCCCTGCACAGCTACAAGACAACAGGTACCAACAGTCAGAAATCATCTACCTGTAGCAGGTAAAGAAGTGCCGGAGCAAACAACGTGAGCGGGTAGAGTGACTGGTATGTTGCTAAGGCCAGAAACACAGCACTGAGTAAGGCACtacctgcaaagaaaaataatacatttatttgtAATGAACATATAACATTAACAGCCTTACAGACAGGCAGTCCAAACGTGAAGAAATGCACAACCCTCTGCAGAGGCTTTACAAATATCAGGACATCACTTAAAGGCATTTTTAGTGGAACGTGTCCTGGAGAGTGTCCTTTTATTAACTATGTTTTGAATGGAGAATGACTCATACCAAGGTGATTCTCCCACAGGAAAGAACTGCTGACATCATTCACACACAGAAAGAGATTCATGTAGTTCAGACTATATGTAGACCATGCTGGCTGCTGTTTATGCATGGGAATGCATTCCCTGACATCACATCTGCACGAAACAGCTCAGTTCTGCTGGGCATGCTGGATAACCTGCTCACCAGAACGTGTCAGGGCCCCCAGCAAAGCTCTGTGAAAAGGAGCCAGCACAAGTCTGTGGCTGAAGGAATGAAGGGGCATTGGCCCTACTTTACAGACACCAAAACTGAGGCATAAATGGGATTAGCGCAACTTTTCCAAGTGGTCTTAAAAATATGAATGTCTTCCTTGAGGAAGCTGTATTTGAGGTGTTTCAGGTTGAGCTAAGGGCTGAGTACTCTTGCCCAACACCAGAAAGCAAGTACAAAATGTCCCAGGTTAAACAATAAAAATACAAGCACCGAGTGCAGTAGCTTGCTTATAGCCTTTCATCTTGAGTCATTTGATAGAAGTCATCTGTAAAAATACAGCTTAGACAGCAAGAATCATGACTCTGCACTGGATTAATTGCCAGCCTACTGAATCAAACACTCAGTGAGCTGCTCTCTGCTTCCACcctttgaaagagaaaatacaggCTGACCTGGTGATGAGCCCTCTCTGTTCTTAAACACAGACAAAAACCTCCCTGTCCTCTATTTCATCGATTCTGCACAGATCTAAAGAATTGGTACCCAGAAATCAGAGTCATAATCCGATACCCTCTCTGCCCACTTTAAAACTGAGAGGCCGCCACACTCCCAGCCAGGGAGAAAACACAGGGGCCAGCCGCTACAGCTTTGTGACTGAACTATTCATCTATCAGCAAACACAGTTTAACTAAAAAGACCTCACTCATTTGCTTTTGCAAATGTTTTTAGATCAAAACCTCTCTTGCGTCAATTAGTCAATAATTGGTGGAAAACTTGCTTTTGGAAACACTAACAAAACCAATCTATACCAGCTTTCTTTGCAGTGTCTGGGTCTGGGCACAGCCAGAGACAAGATCAGACAGACCCTTCCTCTGATCCAGCACAAACTCCTGAAACTTCTGTGACCTGTACAAATCACGTGTGCAAAGAGCACTGGGGAgtcagaaaagaaacagagagcTGGCATTGTGCAAAGTGAAGCAAACAGCTGTTCTGTCATCAGCTATCCAACTGTGCTGGTGTGGGTTTTTGGTTGCTGTTTTGGCTTCCCCAAAGCTCAATTAACTAATTTCAAATCAAGGGTACAACCATGAGTGAAAGGTAAATAATAGCTGCAGGCAACTGCCTGCTTTTGAATACAAGTTCAAAGACACACTTGGAAAAGAAATTGTATACAACACTTTAAGTGCATATTCACGTACAAAAGAATGAGCAGCAGGAGCGTTATGTCCtcctacacacagacacacatttcTTCATAAACAGAAAACTATTCAAAGTCATGCAGGAAAAGGAGTCAGTTGTTAGAGATTAAACTCCCAGGTATACTGAGATTAAAGCAAGTTTTGATTTGATCTCCTGTGATTGCAGGTAGAGCTCGGACCTTGCTCCAGTCCTCATTTCTGATGTGTTTCCCTGAGATGTGTGTCACAAGCATATTTGTAAAGCTCCACCTTGATCTAATTTCTGCTAATTTTCTAATCTTTATAGAAAGAGATAACGAACCATTTTTTCTCCATTGCATTACCTTTTATTGTAGCTAAAATGAAGAACGCAAGGACAGCGTTGTTGATGGCACAGGTGGACTTTGCCACACAAGACATCACGGTGTAGGGGTTTAACAGATACCTGAAAAAGAGCAAAGCTTGAGTTAGTCATGACATTCAAAGGAGACGCCACCTAATTGAAGAGATATTCAAAGGAAAAGCAGGTGCAATTTGCCATTTTTTTATGTTTATTGACATTTGATGGGATCCTCTCATCACCAAATTAATTCAGCTGAGCAGATCCCTCAGTATGGGGCAAAGAACAGATCCCTGGATCGTGGCCTCGGACAGAGTGGCCAAGTAGCacactggagaaaaggagacggTTGGGAAGATGCCTAAAATCCACGATCTACCCTAGAAAATGACTATGAAAACTGTTCCTGGCTTTGCAGAACCATTGTGTGTTTATTCAGTCAGACCTAGGAATACTGGATCCAAAGTAAAGTCTTTCTGCTACTCACATTTACTGACGCtaagaaagtaagaaaaataagaagatagcAAGATGGAAACAAATCCTGAGACACTGGCAGAGCTTCCCCCAACCCAACCGCACCTGCACACTCCTATGGCAGAGCAACCGCTTGTGCTGCCCACGCCACGACCTGAGCACAAAACCTGCCAGCTAAGAAAACCTTCATTAGTAAGGACGTGTTAGTAAAGACGCCAGTTTCTTTTGGAAATATGAATTACAATAACcccaaaagcacagaaaaaatgtCTGGGAGGATTAACCAAGAGAATGTACCCATCAGCCTTGCTAATAACTAAATCAATCACCAGAGTGAGCAGGCAGGACTGATGATTTCGTAATTATCtctttacataaatattttcctACTTCTCCGGGTCCCAATCTGGCTTTTTGCTGTGTTTGCAGAGGGAGAGCCCCCAGCAGGAGAGACAACCTAcggccagctctgctgcagcgGCGGTGGGTACAAACAACTGCAACTCACAGACTCCATTGCCCTGCAGAATTTACCATGTTACAAAATACATACAAAGAAAAAATTACAGCCTATCTAATGGAAAACTTTGTCTGACGCAGAATAATTCAGATAATCATTTATTCATGTCAAAATCCCAATTAAGAATTTATTTGACATTAAGTATCTTGCTCGCATATTACTTATTTTATTTGAAgctttctgaaataaataacaaaaagttTAGTACGCAGAGGAAAACCAAGACAGGACACTATTAGGATGACAATCTGAAAAGATCTTTGAATTATTATGAGCAATTCTGGGATATTCAAGTTGTGATATTCAGCAAACAATTTGTTTGACTGCTCAAAGATTCTCCCAAGTTTTCTAAAGACACCCGAGACATTTGGGAAGCATAAAATCAGCCCTGATAACATTAGCATACAGGCAAATTAATGGGAATGTGATCTGTGCAGACACAACATTCTTGCTACCAAATTCGTGATGTTACACGGTTGAGTCTGTCTTAAAGGGCCTGAGTGAATTTAGTTGTTGGCAACAAACATTTGGAAGAGCATCTGCCTTTCACCCTCAAACTGAGTGTTCAGAGCTGGGGGGGTTACATGTAATAGGAAACTCAgaatttctgggggaaaaaagcccAACAACTTCAACAACTACTGAAGCCCCAAATCCGAGCAATAAAACCCAACGGGAGCTGAGGAACCAAAGCAGCGCCAAGCAGCAATACTTACACTAGTGCTACCTTGAGGGGGATGTAGTGCATCTCCATGGGTGTCCGGATGAGCTCAGCCACGTCTGGTGCATATTTATCCAGTTCTATTAGGAGCTTTTGTTTTTTGAACTGAACAAGGGAAAGTGACCAAAGATTGTCAGATGAGGAAAGCCACTATTTCTTATCACTCGGGACTTCCATGACTGCAGAGCAGTATAACCAAGCCCCAGGCGTGAGCCAGAACTCATGTTTTGTGCGGTGTtgtacaaacacaacaaaaaccccctctcttttcccaaaTACTTAACAACTGAAGTAGAAGTCATAAGAAAGCAGATAATCTCTACTCATTTGAGCTTCCGTAATTATCTGTGTCTAACTCCTGACACAGCTGGCAGTGAATTCACCACACTAGAGTTTAATACTTCCAATCTTCCTACAGCTTGTCTGGATCTCCAACGGACAGTTGAGTTTCTAAATTCACTGTTCAATGTACAAGCCCCTAAGAAACCAAGTCAGAGAAACATGCGGTCTTTGTTACTTTGAAGATGGATCAATGGCAAATCTCCTTTAGGGACCCAAGACCACTCTCTTTAACCTATCTTGCTCTATAATGCTCTCTATGGAGACAGAAATC
The DNA window shown above is from Patagioenas fasciata isolate bPatFas1 chromosome 16, bPatFas1.hap1, whole genome shotgun sequence and carries:
- the PIGU gene encoding phosphatidylinositol glycan anchor biosynthesis class U protein isoform X2; this translates as MITDVLTAIALYLAIQDFNKVVFKKQKLLIELDKYAPDVAELIRTPMEMHYIPLKVALVYLLNPYTVMSCVAKSTCAINNAVLAFFILATIKGSALLSAVFLALATYQSLYPLTLFAPALLYLLQRQFIPIKLKSKSFWLYTMQYAALYLCSLVVIICLSFFLLNSWDFIPSVYGFILSVPDLTPNIGLFWYFFAEMFEHFSLFFVCVFQINVFFYTIPLAIKLKEHPVFFMFVQLAIISIFKSYPTVGDIALYMAFLPVWSHLYRFLRNIFILSCVLIACSFLFPVLWHLWIYAGSANSNFYYAITLTFNIGQILLVSDYFYAFLRREYYLTHGLHLTRQDGTEAMLVLK